Proteins co-encoded in one Natrinema sp. CBA1119 genomic window:
- a CDS encoding class I SAM-dependent methyltransferase codes for MPKSELFERHADRYDDWFEANPDAYRSEVEALRRLLPEPGFGVEIGVGSGRFASPLGMQVGVDPASEMLAHARDRGIDVVKGVAEALPFPADTFDTALLVTTICFVDDISRTITEARGVLRPDGSFVRRYPDAADRHHDVRMFRSRRVTFVSSADDRLSSRIRRRGLRFRRHHGSRLVRQRVRLLDADARSRTVGRVRNRVHRYRSVARLLRPATGRFRTAV; via the coding sequence ATGCCGAAATCGGAACTGTTCGAACGGCACGCGGACCGATACGACGACTGGTTCGAGGCGAATCCTGACGCCTACCGATCCGAAGTCGAAGCGCTTCGGCGGCTGCTCCCGGAGCCGGGATTCGGTGTCGAGATCGGCGTCGGTAGCGGCCGGTTCGCATCACCCCTCGGAATGCAGGTCGGTGTCGACCCCGCCAGCGAGATGTTGGCCCACGCTCGCGATCGCGGTATCGACGTCGTCAAAGGCGTCGCCGAAGCGCTCCCGTTTCCGGCAGACACGTTCGACACCGCGCTGCTCGTGACGACGATCTGCTTCGTCGACGACATCTCCCGGACGATAACCGAAGCCCGGGGGGTGCTCCGTCCCGACGGCTCGTTCGTCAGACGCTACCCGGACGCAGCCGATCGACACCACGACGTCCGTATGTTCCGATCGCGACGAGTCACGTTCGTGTCGTCAGCGGACGATCGACTTTCGTCACGGATACGCCGACGGGGACTTCGATTTCGACGTCATCACGGTTCTCGCCTGGTACGACAACGAGTACGGCTTCTCGACGCAGATGCTCGATCTCGCACGGTAGGTCGCGTCCGCAACCGAGTCCATCGGTATCGATCCGTCGCTCGCCTGCTGAGACCGGCGACCGGACGTTTCCGCACGGCGGTGTAA
- a CDS encoding universal stress protein — translation MTFVVPFDGSNLAEAALVRAVEYGTALQEDVAAVTVVPERKGYARQKGWIEEGEAYDVEAVVESLRERVRSLAPDASFEYERIREFPPEAQLAEHVERLARAHDPSVVFLGSENVGRVVTPLTSVGVHVAAEETYDVFIVRHAGPPTVDAIEPHADFYRADDANGG, via the coding sequence ATGACGTTCGTCGTCCCATTCGATGGATCGAATCTCGCCGAAGCCGCCCTTGTCAGGGCCGTCGAGTACGGTACCGCCCTCCAGGAAGACGTCGCGGCCGTGACCGTCGTCCCGGAACGAAAGGGATACGCACGCCAGAAGGGGTGGATCGAGGAGGGCGAAGCGTACGATGTCGAGGCAGTCGTCGAGTCCCTTCGAGAACGGGTTCGGAGCCTCGCGCCGGACGCCTCGTTCGAATACGAGCGCATTCGGGAGTTCCCGCCGGAAGCGCAACTCGCCGAACACGTCGAACGATTGGCCAGAGCGCACGATCCAAGCGTCGTCTTCCTCGGCAGTGAGAACGTCGGCCGCGTCGTGACCCCGTTGACGAGCGTCGGCGTTCATGTCGCCGCCGAAGAGACATACGATGTCTTTATCGTCCGACACGCCGGACCACCCACGGTCGACGCGATCGAACCCCACGCCGACTTCTACCGAGCTGACGATGCGAACGGAGGATGA
- a CDS encoding universal stress protein, with protein sequence MYDTILVPTDGSDPANRAVEHAMELADRYEADVHALYCVETHRYGEPALSSTEIVLERLEEKGAAMLAELADRADNVGIDWTSTVCHGLPWEAIHEKADEVDADLIVLGYQGQSHQRSSKIGSVAERVVRHADRPVLTA encoded by the coding sequence ATGTACGACACGATACTCGTTCCGACCGACGGGAGTGACCCGGCAAACCGCGCTGTCGAACACGCGATGGAACTGGCAGATAGGTACGAAGCCGACGTCCACGCGCTCTACTGCGTCGAGACGCACCGGTACGGCGAACCTGCACTGAGTAGCACCGAAATTGTCCTCGAGCGACTCGAGGAAAAGGGCGCGGCGATGCTCGCTGAACTCGCCGATCGGGCGGACAACGTCGGCATCGACTGGACCAGTACCGTCTGCCACGGTCTGCCCTGGGAAGCAATCCACGAAAAAGCCGACGAGGTCGACGCCGACCTGATCGTGCTCGGCTATCAGGGGCAGAGCCACCAGCGCAGCAGCAAGATCGGGAGCGTCGCCGAACGGGTCGTTCGACACGCCGATCGGCCGGTGTTGACTGCCTGA
- a CDS encoding SDR family NAD(P)-dependent oxidoreductase translates to MLEDKITIVTGGAVGIGKAIAERFVDDGATVVIADVDEETGAATADELDCRFERCNVREYDQVEALVEKTVDEYGRLDVIVNNAGIGSETSVEEMELEEWEAVIETNLDGVMHGTKAAIPHLEESDGCIINLGSIYGLVGGKGAASYSAAKGGVVNFTQQVAVDYADSGVRVNSICPGFVETPMTEDLLESERFYNLLKQRTPMDRHGQPEEIAPMASFLASDEASYITGANIPIDGGWTAF, encoded by the coding sequence ATGCTCGAGGACAAAATCACGATCGTGACCGGCGGAGCAGTCGGTATCGGCAAGGCGATCGCCGAGCGGTTCGTCGACGACGGCGCGACCGTCGTCATCGCGGATGTCGACGAGGAGACCGGGGCGGCGACGGCCGACGAACTCGACTGTCGGTTCGAACGCTGTAACGTGCGCGAGTACGATCAGGTCGAAGCGCTCGTCGAGAAGACAGTCGACGAGTACGGACGACTCGACGTCATCGTGAACAACGCCGGCATCGGGAGCGAGACGTCGGTCGAGGAAATGGAACTCGAGGAGTGGGAGGCGGTGATCGAGACAAACCTCGACGGCGTCATGCACGGCACGAAAGCGGCGATACCGCACCTCGAGGAGTCCGACGGCTGTATCATCAACCTCGGGTCGATCTACGGACTGGTCGGCGGCAAGGGTGCCGCGTCCTACTCGGCGGCGAAAGGGGGCGTCGTAAACTTCACCCAGCAGGTCGCGGTCGACTACGCCGACAGCGGCGTTCGCGTCAACAGCATCTGTCCGGGGTTCGTCGAAACACCGATGACGGAAGACCTGCTCGAGTCCGAACGGTTCTATAACTTGCTCAAGCAGCGAACGCCGATGGATCGCCACGGCCAACCCGAGGAGATCGCGCCCATGGCGTCGTTCCTCGCCTCCGACGAGGCGTCGTACATCACCGGGGCGAACATCCCAATCGACGGCGGGTGGACGGCGTTCTGA
- a CDS encoding universal stress protein, which yields MATEHSDGTPQTILVPIDGSDVASAALDLALSLADGTDAIVHVLAVVDVTADPMRFDAALVSDLERAKERLVDEVVATAADHDADVTGAVRRGRPARTIVDYADERDIELIVLGRSGRSGISAPLLGSTADRVVRTASTPVLIVPEATADAKA from the coding sequence GTGGCGACGGAACACAGTGACGGGACCCCGCAAACGATCCTCGTCCCGATCGACGGGAGCGATGTCGCTTCAGCAGCGCTCGACCTCGCGTTGTCCCTCGCTGACGGAACCGACGCGATCGTCCACGTCCTCGCGGTCGTCGACGTCACGGCGGATCCGATGCGGTTCGACGCCGCACTCGTGTCCGACCTCGAGCGCGCCAAAGAGCGACTCGTCGACGAAGTCGTCGCGACCGCTGCCGACCACGACGCCGACGTGACCGGCGCCGTCCGTCGCGGACGGCCCGCCCGAACGATCGTCGACTACGCCGACGAGCGGGATATCGAACTGATCGTTCTCGGACGGTCCGGGCGGTCGGGGATCTCGGCACCCTTACTCGGGAGTACGGCGGACCGCGTCGTGCGAACGGCGTCGACCCCTGTTCTGATCGTTCCCGAAGCGACTGCCGACGCCAAAGCGTGA
- a CDS encoding universal stress protein, with the protein MSRSILVPHDGSSHAQAALEYALETVPDARIVLFHAIDPFEPTPEAEGDRHPPLTDEWLDEQRGVATELLAEAREGVEDGSATIEIETAVGSPAQTIVAAVGDTETDQIVMGSRGRGGPAEVRMGSTAEHVVRRASVPVTVVR; encoded by the coding sequence ATGTCCAGATCGATTCTCGTTCCACACGACGGATCGTCCCACGCACAGGCCGCGCTCGAGTACGCACTCGAGACCGTTCCGGACGCCAGGATCGTTCTGTTCCACGCGATCGATCCGTTCGAGCCGACGCCCGAGGCCGAGGGAGACCGGCACCCACCGCTGACCGACGAATGGCTCGACGAACAGCGCGGCGTAGCGACCGAACTCCTCGCTGAAGCACGCGAGGGCGTCGAAGACGGATCAGCGACGATCGAAATCGAGACGGCAGTCGGCTCGCCGGCGCAGACGATCGTAGCCGCGGTCGGCGACACCGAAACCGACCAGATCGTCATGGGAAGCCGCGGTCGGGGCGGGCCCGCCGAGGTGCGGATGGGCAGCACCGCCGAACACGTGGTCAGGCGCGCTTCCGTTCCAGTGACTGTCGTCCGATAG
- a CDS encoding universal stress protein, which produces MSRHLLVPVDGSPLSRQALEFALEEYDNASIVAFHVLDPTDPGYSSATEIDVRNEPRHGSDEWYERANEEEKRIFEDARELAADSDADLETERAVGDPAREIVDYAEDHEIDQIVMGSHGRSGATRLLLGSVAELVVRRSPVPVTVVRDETER; this is translated from the coding sequence ATGTCTCGTCACCTGCTCGTTCCCGTCGACGGATCGCCGTTATCCAGGCAAGCGCTCGAGTTCGCCCTCGAGGAGTACGACAACGCGTCGATCGTCGCGTTTCACGTCCTCGATCCGACGGACCCGGGGTACAGTTCCGCGACCGAGATAGACGTTCGAAACGAACCGCGACACGGCTCCGACGAGTGGTACGAGCGAGCGAACGAGGAAGAAAAGCGCATCTTCGAGGACGCCCGCGAGTTGGCGGCCGACTCCGATGCGGATCTCGAGACGGAACGCGCGGTCGGCGACCCCGCACGCGAGATCGTCGACTACGCCGAGGACCACGAGATCGATCAGATCGTCATGGGCAGTCACGGTCGAAGCGGCGCGACCCGGCTGCTGCTCGGGAGCGTCGCAGAGTTGGTCGTCCGCCGCTCCCCGGTGCCCGTCACGGTGGTTCGCGACGAAACCGAACGGTGA
- a CDS encoding DUF2267 domain-containing protein has translation MNYKKFIGQVQHRLEYGQFGHAVRTTRAVLTTLGERIQEGEATDLASPLPMEIDRYLTEAEHGQRFDYQEFLDRVAERDGVDSSDANYHAQQVMTVVADDVPAGNLEKIRDQLPDDFDPLFELLEAPTE, from the coding sequence ATGAACTACAAGAAATTCATCGGACAGGTTCAGCACAGACTCGAGTACGGCCAGTTCGGTCACGCGGTCCGCACGACCCGGGCCGTCCTGACGACGCTCGGCGAACGGATACAGGAGGGGGAAGCGACGGATCTCGCCAGTCCCCTCCCGATGGAGATCGATCGCTATCTGACCGAAGCCGAACACGGTCAGCGCTTCGACTATCAGGAGTTTCTCGACCGGGTCGCCGAACGCGACGGCGTCGATAGCTCGGACGCCAACTACCACGCCCAGCAGGTCATGACCGTCGTCGCCGACGACGTCCCGGCGGGGAACCTCGAGAAAATTCGCGATCAGTTGCCCGACGACTTCGACCCGCTGTTCGAACTGCTCGAGGCGCCGACGGAGTGA
- a CDS encoding IS6 family transposase: MPKIDRLSGCSDWIDLSFVERERTPRQLMELGIRLHLAGRSLSNTVRELERFGVERSRKAVHDWVHKCDLQPADDEKPNHIALDETVIQLDEHRYWLYTAVDPGTNKILHIRLFSTTTTALTERFLHELTEKHDLDDAVFLVDGARHLQTALRRSGLRFRYEKHGNRNAAERVFREIKRHTSSFSNCFSHAQPSTAESWLQAFAVSHNATN; the protein is encoded by the coding sequence ATGCCAAAAATCGACCGCCTCAGCGGGTGTAGCGACTGGATCGATTTGAGTTTTGTGGAGCGAGAGCGGACACCGCGTCAACTGATGGAACTCGGTATTCGACTCCATCTCGCTGGCCGTTCGCTTTCGAATACCGTTCGAGAATTAGAAAGGTTCGGTGTCGAGCGCAGTCGCAAGGCAGTCCATGATTGGGTTCACAAGTGCGATCTACAGCCGGCGGATGACGAGAAGCCGAATCACATCGCGCTCGACGAGACAGTGATTCAACTCGACGAACATCGTTATTGGCTGTACACTGCTGTTGATCCGGGAACAAACAAGATTCTCCATATACGGCTGTTTTCGACGACTACGACCGCGTTGACAGAACGGTTTCTGCACGAACTCACTGAGAAACATGATCTTGATGATGCCGTGTTTCTCGTCGATGGAGCAAGACATCTCCAGACTGCACTCCGTCGATCTGGGCTCCGATTTCGATATGAAAAACATGGAAACCGGAACGCTGCGGAACGTGTCTTCCGCGAGATAAAGCGACACACCTCTTCGTTCTCAAACTGTTTCAGTCACGCACAACCGTCAACAGCCGAATCGTGGCTCCAAGCCTTCGCAGTCTCGCACAATGCTACAAACTAA
- a CDS encoding pyridoxamine 5'-phosphate oxidase family protein encodes MTGLRWVQLPEDERNEFLSDGGTGVLSFATGADESPTSLPVSYGYYADSGDFYFRLSFPSGSSKADLVERPVSFVVHGETDAGWRSVVATGTLEELAELPEESAAVQRMWAVSIPTVDMFDRPRDEIPFHDFRLVPETISGRKEAV; translated from the coding sequence ATGACCGGACTTCGATGGGTGCAGTTGCCCGAGGACGAACGAAACGAGTTCCTCAGCGACGGCGGTACCGGCGTCCTCTCGTTCGCGACGGGTGCGGACGAGTCGCCGACGTCGTTACCAGTGTCGTACGGCTATTACGCGGACAGTGGCGACTTCTACTTTCGGCTCTCGTTTCCGTCGGGAAGTTCCAAGGCGGACCTCGTCGAGAGACCGGTGTCGTTCGTCGTCCACGGCGAAACCGATGCGGGATGGCGAAGCGTCGTCGCGACGGGTACCCTCGAGGAATTAGCGGAACTCCCCGAGGAGTCGGCCGCCGTCCAGCGGATGTGGGCGGTCAGCATCCCGACGGTCGATATGTTCGATCGCCCGCGGGACGAGATCCCGTTTCACGACTTTCGCCTCGTTCCCGAGACGATCAGCGGACGAAAAGAGGCGGTCTAA
- a CDS encoding AarF/ABC1/UbiB kinase family protein — MMGYYPRFLTVLVRFLPFAIAFLRDRRRFLLFGPSRRVSTAVHRDRAERLTETMLELGPAFIKVGQVLSTRPDIVPPTYVEAFASLQDEVPEDAGGDPLTVVEAELGDDLDLETLEPVAGGSLAFVYTAEYEGERIALKVRRPGIVSRIERDLRVISGFVPLLAAFADERQRYSIENVADDFENIILQELDFGREASIMAEIKDNFADQDRVVVPTVHPELCSERVVAMEYVRGEKVTDDRALEDVGVEPTDMATLIARSYLKMGLVDGVFHADPHPGNLAVTDEGRLVIYDYGMSQRLSPQEQDDITSLYRTLVRRDVDGLLNTLIALEVLEPTVDRVAARQVLELLIENLEGRSDITWRSIITELFARLHEFPFRIPPNVMLLVRVGTVGEGVCRTLDPEFDFIAATRSFLVDYGIIESELEALFEDVRADLRESAPVLARAPARFDSVFGQLERGELVVRTDPVDPPSGGDPAVGYAIVAGSLFVAAAVLTFHELPLEVGSVGLALVFLGLYVRRRWTG; from the coding sequence ATGATGGGATACTACCCTCGGTTCCTGACGGTACTCGTTCGCTTCCTGCCATTCGCGATCGCGTTTCTCAGGGATCGTCGGCGGTTCCTGTTGTTCGGGCCGTCCCGCCGCGTTTCGACGGCGGTGCATCGCGACCGAGCCGAACGGCTCACCGAGACGATGCTCGAGCTCGGCCCGGCGTTTATCAAGGTCGGGCAGGTGCTGTCGACGCGCCCGGACATCGTTCCGCCGACGTACGTCGAAGCGTTCGCGTCGCTGCAAGACGAGGTACCCGAGGACGCGGGCGGTGACCCACTGACCGTCGTCGAGGCGGAACTCGGCGACGACCTCGATCTCGAGACGCTCGAGCCGGTCGCCGGCGGGTCGCTCGCGTTCGTCTACACCGCCGAGTACGAGGGCGAACGGATCGCCCTGAAGGTCCGCCGACCGGGGATTGTGTCCCGCATCGAACGGGACCTCCGAGTCATCAGCGGATTCGTGCCGCTGCTCGCAGCGTTCGCCGACGAGCGCCAGCGATATTCGATCGAAAACGTCGCTGACGACTTCGAGAACATCATCCTTCAGGAGCTCGATTTCGGTCGCGAAGCGTCGATCATGGCAGAGATCAAGGACAACTTCGCGGACCAGGATCGCGTCGTCGTCCCGACGGTTCATCCGGAACTGTGCTCCGAGCGAGTCGTCGCGATGGAGTACGTCCGCGGCGAGAAGGTCACCGACGACCGCGCTCTCGAGGACGTCGGCGTCGAACCGACCGACATGGCGACGCTGATCGCCCGTTCGTATTTGAAAATGGGCCTCGTCGACGGCGTGTTCCACGCCGATCCACACCCAGGCAACCTCGCCGTGACCGACGAGGGCCGGCTGGTCATCTACGACTACGGGATGAGCCAGCGACTGAGTCCCCAAGAGCAAGACGATATTACGAGTCTCTATCGCACCCTCGTCCGTCGCGACGTCGATGGGCTCTTGAACACGCTCATCGCGCTCGAGGTCCTCGAGCCGACGGTCGATCGCGTCGCGGCTCGACAGGTCCTCGAACTGCTGATCGAGAACCTCGAGGGGCGGTCCGACATTACCTGGCGCTCGATCATCACCGAGTTGTTCGCTCGGCTCCACGAGTTTCCGTTTCGTATCCCGCCGAATGTGATGTTGCTCGTCCGCGTCGGAACGGTCGGCGAAGGCGTCTGTCGAACGCTCGATCCGGAGTTCGACTTCATCGCCGCCACGCGGTCGTTTCTCGTCGACTACGGGATCATCGAGAGCGAACTCGAGGCGCTGTTCGAAGACGTCCGGGCCGACCTCCGCGAATCGGCACCGGTGCTCGCGCGAGCCCCCGCCCGATTCGATAGCGTCTTCGGCCAACTTGAGCGGGGTGAACTCGTCGTCAGAACCGATCCTGTCGACCCGCCAAGCGGCGGCGATCCGGCAGTCGGCTACGCGATCGTGGCCGGATCCCTGTTCGTCGCGGCCGCCGTGCTGACGTTCCACGAATTGCCCCTCGAAGTCGGGAGTGTGGGTCTCGCGCTCGTCTTTCTCGGACTGTACGTTCGGCGGCGGTGGACCGGCTGA
- a CDS encoding universal stress protein — MRVLVPIDDSDPAREALEHAITTFPDAEITVLHVINPSLVMRHGEMAGDYERLMGLEEEEAETLFETAREIADDHGASVTTEIVIGRPSRGIVEFATENDVDQIVIGSHGRSGVSRVLLGSVAERVVRRAPVPVTVVR, encoded by the coding sequence ATGCGTGTACTCGTCCCGATCGACGACTCCGACCCAGCTCGAGAAGCGCTCGAACACGCCATCACGACGTTTCCGGACGCCGAGATCACGGTATTACACGTGATCAATCCGTCACTGGTGATGCGTCACGGCGAGATGGCCGGCGACTACGAACGGCTCATGGGGCTCGAGGAGGAAGAAGCCGAGACGCTGTTCGAGACCGCCCGGGAGATCGCCGACGATCACGGCGCCTCGGTCACGACCGAGATCGTCATCGGTCGCCCGTCTCGCGGCATCGTCGAATTCGCGACCGAAAACGACGTCGATCAGATCGTCATCGGCAGTCACGGTCGATCGGGCGTCTCACGCGTGTTGCTCGGCAGCGTGGCCGAACGGGTGGTCCGTCGCGCACCGGTTCCGGTGACCGTCGTCAGGTGA
- a CDS encoding MFS transporter, producing the protein MSGQTKLRQGIREHLGQFSLHVLLVFATGLTIGSERTVVPVLGEEVLGVESFFVIGSFVVSFGFVKALLNLYAGKWGEEYGRKPVLVLGWITALPIPIILIYAPSWSWITVGNILLGINQALTWSMAINAKIDLASPDQRGLAVGIDEAFGYTGVAVGAWITGVIAGQTSLRPEPFYFLAIVVVLAFLISVFLIKETVQLAQLEADQDHHDANLPFNEVLKRATYGDKTLFAAAQAGHIENFVDTLFWIAVPLYLTSQGLAIEAVGVVVGVHSAMYFLQIGTGGLADRIGRRPPVIAGMFIAGAGVLGMVFVDSYLPWTILAALSGLGMALLYPNLMTVPSDAAHPTWRSAGMGVYRMWRDSGYGVGAILIGLSMEFVSDEAAFYMTAILMFLSGAVVYVWMEETHPEFGTHEPPAPAPETAHGAALED; encoded by the coding sequence ATGAGTGGACAAACGAAACTGAGACAGGGAATTCGCGAACACCTCGGACAGTTCTCGCTGCACGTCTTGCTGGTGTTCGCGACCGGCCTGACGATCGGTTCGGAACGGACCGTCGTCCCCGTGCTGGGCGAGGAAGTACTCGGTGTCGAATCGTTCTTCGTCATCGGCTCGTTCGTCGTCTCCTTCGGCTTCGTCAAGGCGCTGCTTAACCTCTACGCCGGCAAGTGGGGCGAGGAGTACGGGCGCAAGCCGGTGCTCGTACTCGGCTGGATCACCGCGCTCCCGATCCCGATTATCCTCATCTACGCCCCGAGCTGGAGCTGGATCACCGTCGGGAATATCCTCCTCGGTATCAACCAGGCGCTGACCTGGAGCATGGCGATCAATGCCAAGATCGATCTCGCCAGCCCCGACCAGCGTGGACTCGCCGTCGGCATCGACGAGGCCTTTGGCTACACCGGCGTCGCCGTGGGCGCGTGGATCACGGGCGTTATCGCCGGCCAGACGAGCCTTCGGCCGGAGCCGTTCTACTTCCTCGCTATCGTGGTGGTGCTTGCGTTCCTGATCTCGGTCTTCCTCATCAAGGAAACGGTCCAGCTCGCACAGCTGGAGGCCGACCAGGACCACCACGACGCGAACCTCCCGTTCAACGAGGTGCTGAAGCGGGCCACGTACGGCGACAAGACGCTGTTCGCGGCCGCACAGGCCGGCCACATCGAGAACTTCGTCGACACGCTGTTCTGGATCGCCGTGCCGCTGTATCTCACGAGTCAGGGGCTCGCGATCGAAGCCGTCGGGGTCGTTGTCGGCGTCCATAGCGCGATGTACTTCCTCCAGATCGGCACCGGCGGTCTCGCCGATCGGATCGGACGACGCCCGCCGGTCATCGCCGGGATGTTCATCGCCGGAGCGGGCGTCCTCGGAATGGTGTTCGTCGACAGCTACCTCCCGTGGACGATCCTCGCCGCGCTCTCCGGGCTCGGCATGGCGCTGCTCTACCCGAACCTGATGACTGTCCCCAGCGATGCGGCCCATCCGACGTGGCGGTCGGCCGGCATGGGCGTCTACCGGATGTGGCGTGACTCCGGCTACGGCGTCGGCGCGATCTTGATCGGGCTCTCGATGGAGTTCGTGAGCGACGAAGCCGCGTTCTACATGACCGCAATCTTGATGTTCCTCTCCGGTGCCGTCGTCTACGTGTGGATGGAGGAGACCCATCCCGAGTTCGGCACCCACGAACCGCCGGCACCGGCCCCGGAGACGGCACACGGCGCGGCGCTCGAGGACTGA
- a CDS encoding MBL fold metallo-hydrolase, which translates to MAEISPTELSDRLRDGDDESEDVLVLDIRHRDEYDEWHVPDSVNVDVYDELTDDPETAKDALEDLPADREIVTVCTAGIVSQTAAEVLREMGYDASTLTDGMNGWSRVHRSAPVPTDLEGTLVQVARPGKGCLSHVLISDGEAAVFDPSHYLEEYEAIIDARDAELVGVFDTHAHADHVSGGADLAERHDVPYFLHPTDAIAIDATPIEDGESIAIGSVDVEVIHTPGHSEGSVSFDLEGEALLTGDTLFHESVGRVELGVEAGLEDSDVEGNAATLYESLQRLLDRPDDAVVLPAHDPGSPEPPVTETLGDVKEQNADLDREREEFVETLASDIPDHPPNFERVKRTNVGQEDVPDEELSELELGPNRCAAE; encoded by the coding sequence ATGGCAGAAATCAGTCCGACGGAACTCAGTGATCGGTTGCGGGACGGCGACGACGAGAGTGAGGACGTCCTCGTCCTCGATATACGCCACCGGGACGAGTACGACGAGTGGCACGTTCCGGACAGCGTCAACGTCGACGTCTACGACGAACTGACCGACGATCCGGAGACGGCGAAAGACGCCCTCGAGGATCTCCCGGCCGACCGCGAGATCGTCACTGTCTGTACCGCAGGGATCGTTTCACAGACCGCAGCGGAGGTCCTGCGCGAGATGGGCTACGACGCCAGCACGCTCACCGACGGCATGAACGGGTGGAGCCGTGTTCACCGGAGCGCCCCCGTCCCGACCGACCTCGAGGGGACGCTCGTTCAAGTTGCTCGTCCCGGGAAGGGCTGTCTCTCGCACGTGCTGATTTCGGACGGCGAGGCCGCCGTGTTCGATCCCTCCCACTACCTCGAGGAGTACGAGGCGATCATCGACGCCCGCGACGCCGAACTCGTCGGCGTCTTCGACACGCACGCCCACGCCGACCACGTCTCCGGCGGCGCAGACCTCGCCGAGCGACACGACGTTCCGTACTTCCTCCATCCGACGGACGCGATCGCGATTGATGCGACCCCGATCGAAGACGGCGAATCGATCGCGATCGGGTCGGTCGACGTTGAGGTGATCCACACGCCCGGCCACAGCGAGGGTAGCGTCTCGTTCGATCTCGAGGGGGAAGCCCTGCTCACGGGCGATACGCTCTTCCACGAGAGTGTCGGCCGCGTCGAACTCGGCGTCGAGGCTGGGCTCGAGGATTCCGACGTTGAAGGGAACGCTGCGACGCTCTACGAGAGCCTCCAGCGCCTGCTGGACCGGCCCGACGACGCGGTCGTCCTCCCGGCACACGATCCGGGGTCGCCTGAACCGCCGGTGACTGAGACACTCGGTGACGTCAAAGAGCAAAACGCGGATCTCGACCGCGAGCGCGAGGAGTTCGTCGAGACGCTCGCCTCGGACATCCCGGACCATCCGCCGAACTTCGAGCGCGTCAAGCGAACGAACGTCGGTCAGGAGGACGTCCCCGACGAGGAGCTGTCCGAGCTTGAGCTGGGGCCCAACCGCTGTGCTGCTGAGTAA
- a CDS encoding pyridoxamine 5'-phosphate oxidase family protein: protein MEHVEYVYTVGMTDEAVREHLERVDTGVLALAADGDAYAIPVAHHYDSGSLYVRLSTDGSSTKLSYLEETKTACFTLYDIGESGDSWSIVVTGPLRKLTGRERTQFDEAAVNESFLELRIFDEDVAAVDLEIFELEVESITGRRTGD from the coding sequence ATGGAGCACGTCGAGTACGTCTACACGGTCGGGATGACCGACGAAGCGGTCCGAGAGCACCTCGAGCGCGTCGACACCGGTGTACTCGCGCTCGCCGCCGACGGCGACGCGTACGCGATTCCCGTCGCACACCACTACGACTCGGGTTCACTCTACGTCCGACTATCGACCGACGGCTCGAGCACGAAGCTCTCGTACCTCGAGGAGACGAAAACCGCGTGTTTCACGCTGTACGACATCGGCGAGTCCGGCGACTCCTGGAGCATCGTCGTCACCGGGCCGCTCCGGAAACTAACCGGTCGCGAGCGGACGCAGTTCGACGAGGCGGCGGTCAACGAGTCGTTCCTCGAGCTTCGGATCTTCGACGAGGACGTCGCGGCGGTCGATCTCGAGATCTTTGAACTCGAGGTCGAGTCGATTACCGGGCGGCGGACCGGCGACTAG